The Myxococcus virescens genomic sequence TTGTCCCCCATCTCACTGGCGGCCACCAACACGAACGAACCCACGAGCGCTTCCAACATGACGACTCCCTCGCAACCACAGGGCCGGGGTTCAGGTTCGTGGGAGACGCCAGGGCAGCACGCGCGCACGACGGACCTCGGCCAGGAAGAAACGACAATCCCTGTCCGAAGGTCTCGTTCGTCTCGCGAACATCACGAGGTGGGGGCCCGGGCCGTTTCCAGCCAGTGTGTCGAGCTTCCCGCCGCCAGCGCCGCTGGCGTGAACTACTCCCCTAAGGCAAGCGGCGAAGTAGCAGCGCGATACGGCCCTGTCAACGCGGGCTGCGGCACGGCTCGATCCCCTGGCCCCCGGCGCATTTTTTGACGGCGTGCCCGTCCGCCCGCCTAATGCCGCGGACAGGCAGGTAGCGGCCTGTAGCAGCCACGCCCGGAGGAAGTCCGATGCAGGATGGAAGCGCCAGTCCCCTGAGCCCCGAGGCTCCGTCATCCCCGGCGGCCTCGGAAGTGTCTGTCGACGTCCGAGGCCCGGATGCCGACATCGTCTCCACCCACGTCCTGGTCCCCGAGGAGCAGGTCCAGAAGCTGCGCGAGCTGGCGCGGCGGACCCGCATCCACCAGAGCGAGTACCTGCGCGAGGCCGTGGAAGACCTGCTCGGCAAGTACGGCCGCGGCGCGCCCAAGGAGGAAGGCCAGTCATGAGGTCTGCCGCCGTCGCGCCCCGCGCATCCCTTCCTCGCACGCGTGAGCTGATGCCCGC encodes the following:
- a CDS encoding ribbon-helix-helix domain-containing protein, with the protein product MQDGSASPLSPEAPSSPAASEVSVDVRGPDADIVSTHVLVPEEQVQKLRELARRTRIHQSEYLREAVEDLLGKYGRGAPKEEGQS